The DNA window TGTATGGAGTATCTTTTCTGTAATTTGTACCCGTTCTTCTGCTGTATGTGGGATACCTTTTTCATCTAGAGTAAGACCGATGACACAAGCACCATATTTTTTAGCAATGGGAAAAATTGCTTCCATGCTTTCTTTTTTACCATTTACAGAATTGATGATAGGTTTTCCATTATAGATTCTTACCCCTGCTTCTATGACTTTCGGATTTGCACTATCAATCTGAAGGGGAAGATCCATAATACTTTGTATTTCTTTTATGATCTTTGTCATAGTTTCTATTTCATTGATTTCAGGAAGACCAATATTTACATCTAGTATATCTGCCCCTGCTTCCTTTTGCTTGATGGCTTCTGATAATACATAATCTAAAGCATTTTCTTTTAATGCAGCTTTTAGTTTCTTTTTACCAGTAGGATTAATTCTTTCCCCGATGATTTTCACACCGTCTCCAATAACAATTGTTTTTGTAGAAGAACATACTGTTGTATTTTTTACAGGATTGGTTTTTACAGGAGATAAATTTTTGAGTGAATCTTTGACTGCTTTGATGAATGCTGGATTTGTACCACAGCAGCCTCCGATAATGGATATACCAAGAGCTGATAGTGCTTGAATTTCTTTTGAGAAATTATCAGGGGTCAGGTCAAAGACTGTTTCTCCATTAATAAGTTTTGGAAGTCCTGCATTTGGTTGAATCATTACAGGAACGTTAGCTACTTTTAATATCCTTTCAACAAGGGGCATTATTTCTTTAGGACCCAAGGAACAATTAATCCCTAAGGCATCTACCCCTAAACCTTCAAGAACATGAACCATAGTTTCAGGAGTTGTTCCTGTTAAGGTCCTACCATTTTCTTGAAAAGTCATAGTGCAAAATACTGGAAGAGAACTATTTTCTTTGGCAGCAAGGATAGCAGCTTTTGCTTCATATAAGTCGGATAAAGTTTCTAAGAGTAAAATATCTGCACCGCTTTTTTCTCCAATGATGACTTGTTCTTTAAATATCTCATAAGCATCATGAAATGTAAGGGTACCCATAGGTTCTAAAAGTTGACCGATTGGACCCATATCTAATGCCACTAGCTTAGATTCGGAAGCTTTCTTGGCAATAGATACAGCGCTACTGATGATGGTTTCTACACTATAGGGTGAGTCTTTTAGTTTATAGCTATTGGCACCAAAGGTATTGGTAGTAATAATGTCTGCTCCTGCATCTATATATTTTTTATGAATATCAAAGATGATGTTAGGATGAAGAAGATTGTAGCTTTCTGGATTTTCACCTATACCAAGTCCAGCAGCTTGGAGCATAGTACCCATGGCGCCATCAAAAAATACAAATTTTTTACTGGTTAATTCTTTTATGTTCACAATGGTTCCCCTCTTTCTTATAGGTACAAGTATGATAAAGATTACAGTTTTTACAGCTTCTTAAATATTTTGAAATTGGATTTTTTTGAAGTCCTATGATTGCTGTGACAGATTTTCTAGGAAGTAAGAGAAAATCTGGAGTGGATATAAGTCCAATTTTTCCATGTGCATCTAAAATTTTTAAAATCTCCGGTTGAATAGAAAGGGGAAAATCCCCATAGCCAGGGCTATATCGATAGGTGGTATAAAAATTATTTTCTTTTGCATAGGCTATAATTTCTTCTTCTATTGAATCTGTGATAGCTTCTATTGCAGTTGTAGCACATGCATCAAAGATTAAGCTTTTACTTAAGCTTACTTTACTATAATATCTTATCTTTTGATCAATAATGTTTCCAAGAGTTACAGCTAAGATGACACATTTTTCGGATTGAAACAAATGCTTATAGATATCCTTTCCTTCAAGAAATATATGCGTATTTTTTAAGTGGATTTTCGTATGATTTTTTTCTATATCAAAAATTTTATAGATATAATATTTATGGAGTAATCCTTGTACTTCTTTGATGGATTCATTAATGAGAATATTTGTTTGTGAATCAATTTTTTGGCTGTTATATCCTAAATAACGTAGGATTTCTTTTTTTTTAAGTTCCATTGATTATCCCTCTATTAATACATTTCGGATAGTAGAGATATTGTCTATAATTTTTCGAGTAGTTTTTGGACGATTCATAGTATAAATATGAATACCATCGATTCCCCAGGAAAGCAAATCAATAATCTGTTCGATAGCATACGCAGTACCTGCTTCCTTTAAAGCTTCAGGTTTATGCTCGTATTTTTCAATGATTCTAGTGAATTTCTTTGGCAGATGGCATCCACAGAGGGAAACAATATAATCAATTTGTTTTTTATTAAGAACTGGAAGGATTCCAGCTGAAATAGGGATATTGATATTTAGTTTGTCCATTTTTTCTTTAAAATCGTAAAATATTTCATTTTCGAAGAAAAGTTGACTGATTAAAAAGTCAGTACCTGTAGCCACTTTTTCTTTTAAATAATGTAGATCTTTATCCAAGCTACTACACTCAATATGACCTTCAGGATAACATGCAGCTCCGATGCTAAAAGGGTGACTTTTCTTTATATGAGCGATTAAATCCTTTGCGTATTGATAGTGAAGGGGATCTGGAAACTCAAAATTTGGATCTTGTGGGAAATCACCTCTTAAAGAAAGAATATTTTCTACATTATTTTCTTGTAAATTGTTTAAAATAGCTGTAATTTCATCTTTTGTCGATGTTACACAAGTAAGATGGGCTAATGCTTCAATATGGTATTTATTCTTAATAATAGAAGCAATTTCAACAGTCTTTTTTGTTGTACTTCCACCAGCACCATAAGTAACACTAATAAAATCAGGCTTTAAATCTTTCAATGCTTCAATAGTCGTATAAATGGTTTCAATAGGACCATCTTTTTTAGGTGGAAAAATTTCGAAGGAAATAACTGGTTTTTTGTTTTTGTATAAATCTTTTATCAACATTTACAACACCTCTTTCGTATAAATAATTTTTAAGATCTCAATGCATAGGATTTATGGGATAGCTATAAATTATTATTTTTTCAAAAGATAATAAAAAACTTCTTTCAACAGTGAAAGAAGTTTATATTCGAATGCTCTCATCTGTCGGTAACATACCGCTGGAATTGGCACCATTGCATGATTTATGCTGGTTGCCGGGTTTCAAAGGGCCAGATCCCTCCACCTCTCTGGATAAGAATAATATTTGATTTTTATTAATTTTATATAAAAATCAATAGTATGTCAATAGTTAATTTTGAATTTTTTGTATATTTCGTAAAAAAGATTAAAATTCAAAGTTGAATATTTATAGTGGAGCTATAGAAATCGTTAAAAATTTAGGTGTTTTGGGAAACTCTTTTTTACAGGAATATAATGAAAAATATGACTAATTATGATAGACTATGTATGTGGAAATTTGACGGAAAAATAAAGAGGTGAGAAGATGAATGGTAAGAATGTAGTAGTAGGTGTTTTGATATTTTGCACCTGTGCTATGTTAGGAGGATTACTTGGAATATTTGTGGGATATTCTATAGCTGATAATGCACAGGCAGATGCTTATATAAAATATCGACAACAAGAAATGACGTATGAGGATATGGAAGAACAAGAAACAGAGGAAATAGAAGAAGTAGAAGAAATAGAAGAAATAGAAGAGTTACCCCCTATTAACCTTTCAAATTTAGGTAATATTCATAATATATTAGATGTATGGAAGGAAATATTGTTACGAACTTCTCAAGGAAATCTTGACAAAAGGGAAGCATCAAAGCTTATTTATACAATGTCAAGTGAAATCTATAAAAGAAATATACCAGAAGGGTTTAGCGTATACAGATTAAAAAATGTTATTACAGATAATGGGAATGGAAAACTAAAAGCATTAACTTATTCGGACATTAGGTATGAGGGTGAGAATATTGCTTATGTGGATGTAGAAGAAAACTATGAGAATAAAACTTATGCGTACAAACTAAAGTTTGTGAAAGAAAATAATAGTTGGTGCTTTGTAGCACAATTAGAAGGTTAGGAGCTCAATTTTAGAGCTCTTTTTTATAGAGAAAAGAGGATGGATTATGAAAAAATTATACATATTGCTAAGTCTAGTATATATCTTAAATTTTACAACATATGCTGAGGAAAGTATATTAGGAGGAAAAGGAGATACCATATATCCAATTTTAGATACATCTGTTCAAATGATGTCAGAAAAAGTGGAAATAAAGGTTGATAAAGGGATAGCTCATGTTGAAAGTGAATTTGTTTTAAAAAATACAGGAAAAAAGGAAAAAAATAGAGTTGGAATTCCTGCATGTGGCATAGGGGATAAAATTCAAGAAGTGAATAGTCAATTACATGATTTCAAGGTAGAGATAGATGGAAAAAAGGTTTCTAATCCTCTAAAAAAAGGAGTAGAAAAAGAAGGATATGGGCCTAACTGGTATATGTGGGAAATGTCATTTGATGAAGAAGAGATGAAAAGGATTAAGAATACTTATTGGATGCATTTATCCTCTGATGGAATAGGAGGAGAAGTTATTGAATATGTGTTAAAGAATGGGGGGGGTTGGAATAAAGCTATTAAATATGGAAAAATTACTATGGAATTTGAATCAGATTTTGATCCAGAGAACTTTGAAATATTAGATTATGAAAAGTATAAAAAGAATAAAAAGGTAGAGGTAAAAGTCATGCCAGAGGAGAAAAAAGTAATCTGGGAATTTTATAATCTAGAACCAGATTTTAATATAGCCCTTTATAGTAAGGATGTTATTAGAAATGAAAAAAAGGATTTATTAGAGGTTTCTCTTTCTCCAAGTGATAAAGAACTATGGCAAATACAGAATTTGGGTAAAAAAGCTTATGAGAACTATACGAAAGGAAATTATGATGATTCGTGGGCAAATATGGACCAAATAGAGAAATATAAAGAGAGCCAAGAGGATCAGATATCTAAATATGCCATAAGAATGATTCATTGGTTAGATTATTATAGAGCTATGATTTTATTGGAAAAAGGAGAATATGAAAAGTCGGCTTATTATTTTAAAACCAATGGTGTTTTTGAAGAAAAGAATTTATATCAATTATCAATGCTTTACAAAAAAAGCGGAAATATAGATGATTATATACAAATGCTAAAATGTATTGTAAAAGGAAAAAGAGATAGGCAAGTCATTAAAGTATGGGCAGAACAAGAATTAAAGCAATTACCTGTTGAAATAAAAGAAAAATATGGAATTATCCATCAAAACAATAAAGAAGAAAAATCAGATGAAAAAATAGAAAGAGAAGAGAAAGAAAGCAAAAAAGAAAAATTCTCCTATAGAGCTTTTATTCTATTTAATACAGGGATTGTTATTTTATTAGGTGTTGTGTATTGGAATATAAAAAAGAAATAATAAAAGCATATTACCTTTGGTAATATGCTTTTATCATCTATAGAAAGATTTTTTATAAAACAATTTGAGCAAGGATTCCTGCTGTTAAGAAGGATATGATAAAACTACCGATCCATATAAGGGCTGATTCTTGCCAGCTTCTTTCCTTAAAAATAACCATGATGGCTGCAATACAAGGTACAAATAAGGTGATAGCAACTAATGATACAACTGTTTGTAATGGATTCAAAAGACCTTGCTGAACTAAAGTGCTAAGACCTGCTGCACCAAAATCACGTCTTATGATGCCCATAATAAAAGTTTGGGCTGTTTCTTTAGGAAGCTTTAAAAAACCTACAGTAACAGGAGCTAAAGCATCTGAAATCATAGTTAATACACCCGTATGATCCATTATAGTAATAATTATAGCACCTAAAACAAATAATGGACCTGCTTCAAATATAAAAGCTTTTGATTTAAGATATGTTTTTTTAAGTACATTTTTCAAAATAGGTACTCGAATAGGTGGAAGATCTATTAATAAATCCGTTGATTCACCAGGCATAATCTTGTTTAAGATTGTTCCTGTTAATACAAATACGATAAATATAGTTATAGCATATAATAAAAACATTTTTGCACCTAGGGGAGCGATGAGACCTGCAATAACTCCTAGTTGTGCAGAACATGGAATGGCCAACCCTAAAAGCATAGTGGCAATAAAACGCTCTCTCTTTGAACCTAATAGACGAGTTGTAATGGTTGCCATAGTAACACAGCCAAAGCCAAGAATAATTGGAATAATGGCGCGTCCGTTAAGACCAAAGAATGTAAGTAGTCGATCTACTAAAGCAGCTATTCTAGGAAGATATCCAGAATCCTCCATAATCGAAAGAATAAAATAAAATCCAGCTACTAAAGGAAGTAATAGACCAAATAAGTAAACCGGAGCCATTGTAAGAATTCCAAATTCTCCAATAAGGAGTTTGCCCACAAAACTCGTTTCACTTACAAAATTTGTAAGAATCCCCATGACAAAATCATAATAATATTGTCCCATAATCACTTCTTCTGTGATCCCTACTACTGTTTGTGCAACAAATACACCAATTAATTGATAAGTGATAAAAAGAGCTATAAATAAAATAGGGATACCTGTGATGGGACTTAACATCCATCTTCCTAGTTTTGTTTTAAAAGATGCTCCTTCGTTGGTTTCAGATATGACTTCTTCTACCACCTTGTCTACACGATCTCGTCTCAGCTTATAAATTTGTTCTCTTTTTCCATAATTGTTCTCAAGATCATGTCTTTTTAATACATTTTCGTCTTCTTCCACTACAAGAAGTGCTTCTGCTTCTACATCTACATAATCAATTACTTGAGTCATTAAATCTTTTACTTTAGGAATACTATTTCCAGATTTTGCTCTATCTAAAGCAGCTTTTATTTCCTCGAATCCTTCTTTTTTAACAGCTGTTGTAGGAATGACTTCTACACCTAACTTTTCAGAAAGCTTTTTGATATCGATTTTAAGTCCATTTCTTTTTACTTCATCCATCATATTTAAAGCGATGACCATAGGAATTCCCATATCAATAATTTGCTGGGTTAAGAATAAATCTCTCTCTAGATGGACTGCATCTACAACATTTAAGATAACATCTGCAAATAAAATAACATCTCTTGCAACTCTTTCTTCATCATTAAAAGAGGATACGCCATATACCCCTGGAGTATCCATGACAACTGAATCTTTATATTTTCCCATGCTTATATCAACGGTTGTGCCAGGAAAATTTGAAACATCAACATATATACCTGTTAAAGCATTGAAGAAAACAGATTTTCCAACATTGGGATTACCCGCTAATACGATTTTTTTTGTATCTTTTGGTATAGACATATTTTCTATTGGATTATGACAACTCATTGAAAAACCTCCTTAGGGAACTTAAGCAATAGACTTAATGGCTATTTTTTTTGCTAAATTTCTTCCAATAGCAATTTCTTGCATTCTATTTTGAAGGATTACAGGACCTGCAGGTAATTTTTCTGAGCATGTTAGTCTTGCGCCTTCGTAAATACCTAAACGTATAGCTTGTGCACGAATAGATGAATCTGGAATGTGAACAATTTCTAGTTTTTGACCTTTTCCTATTAAATCAAGTGTCATAGGACAACTCCTCCGTATCTATATAGTAATAATAATTAATATAATCATAAAATGAAAATCATTATCATGTTAAAACAACAATAATTTTTAATTATTTATGTATTATAAGTATATAGAAAGTGAGAATGATTGTCAATATATTTAATGATGATTTTATATAATTTATTGTGTTCATTTATTCATACAAAAAAAAGATAAAGTTATGATATAATAGGTGTATTCATGGGTATTTTTAAAGGGTTGAGGAGGCAAGACCAATGAAAGTAAAGGATTATACCATATATAGTACACTGTCTATTACAAAGGACAGTAAATTAGAAGATGCGGTTGCTTTATTAAAAGATCATTTTTTGGAGTTTATTCCTATCGTAGACGAGAGTTATCATGTTAAAAATATTGTTTCAAAAAATAATTTATACAATCATATGTTAGATCACGAACTTTCATTTGGTAGCATGGATGAGTTGATAAAGGATAAATTTGTCATGATCAAAGAAGAGGATAAAATAGAAACAGTTTTTCCAATGATTGATCAGCATTTGGTTGTAGTAGATGAGGAAGAAAGATTTAAAGGATTTATTCAAAAAT is part of the Crassaminicella profunda genome and encodes:
- a CDS encoding homocysteine S-methyltransferase family protein — encoded protein: MNIKELTSKKFVFFDGAMGTMLQAAGLGIGENPESYNLLHPNIIFDIHKKYIDAGADIITTNTFGANSYKLKDSPYSVETIISSAVSIAKKASESKLVALDMGPIGQLLEPMGTLTFHDAYEIFKEQVIIGEKSGADILLLETLSDLYEAKAAILAAKENSSLPVFCTMTFQENGRTLTGTTPETMVHVLEGLGVDALGINCSLGPKEIMPLVERILKVANVPVMIQPNAGLPKLINGETVFDLTPDNFSKEIQALSALGISIIGGCCGTNPAFIKAVKDSLKNLSPVKTNPVKNTTVCSSTKTIVIGDGVKIIGERINPTGKKKLKAALKENALDYVLSEAIKQKEAGADILDVNIGLPEINEIETMTKIIKEIQSIMDLPLQIDSANPKVIEAGVRIYNGKPIINSVNGKKESMEAIFPIAKKYGACVIGLTLDEKGIPHTAEERVQITEKILHTAKLYGIPKENILIDCLVLTASAQQKEVLETLKAIRLVKEKFGVKTVLGVSNVSFGLPQRKLLTRTFLAMSLSYGLDAPIMDPLVEENIETIDTFHVLTNHDEGSKKYTNRYRKEVKKEVPVNQVEKTLKEIIIDGIKDEAALKTKELLKTLDPITIVNNYLIPALDTVGDQFEKEIIFLPQLIRSAETVKSSFEVIKEHLRTTGNTNITKGKIILATVKGDIHDIGKNIVKVLLENYGFHILDLGKDVPIETVVKTAKEQNIKLIGLSALMTTTVKNMEETIKSIRKNNIDCKVFVGGAVLTKEYANMIGADYYCKDARESVTIAQKIFDI
- the metF gene encoding methylenetetrahydrofolate reductase [NAD(P)H]; the encoded protein is MLIKDLYKNKKPVISFEIFPPKKDGPIETIYTTIEALKDLKPDFISVTYGAGGSTTKKTVEIASIIKNKYHIEALAHLTCVTSTKDEITAILNNLQENNVENILSLRGDFPQDPNFEFPDPLHYQYAKDLIAHIKKSHPFSIGAACYPEGHIECSSLDKDLHYLKEKVATGTDFLISQLFFENEIFYDFKEKMDKLNINIPISAGILPVLNKKQIDYIVSLCGCHLPKKFTRIIEKYEHKPEALKEAGTAYAIEQIIDLLSWGIDGIHIYTMNRPKTTRKIIDNISTIRNVLIEG
- a CDS encoding vitamin B12 dependent-methionine synthase activation domain-containing protein, which translates into the protein MELKKKEILRYLGYNSQKIDSQTNILINESIKEVQGLLHKYYIYKIFDIEKNHTKIHLKNTHIFLEGKDIYKHLFQSEKCVILAVTLGNIIDQKIRYYSKVSLSKSLIFDACATTAIEAITDSIEEEIIAYAKENNFYTTYRYSPGYGDFPLSIQPEILKILDAHGKIGLISTPDFLLLPRKSVTAIIGLQKNPISKYLRSCKNCNLYHTCTYKKEGNHCEHKRINQ
- a CDS encoding FeoA family protein, translating into MTLDLIGKGQKLEIVHIPDSSIRAQAIRLGIYEGARLTCSEKLPAGPVILQNRMQEIAIGRNLAKKIAIKSIA
- the feoB gene encoding ferrous iron transport protein B, yielding MSCHNPIENMSIPKDTKKIVLAGNPNVGKSVFFNALTGIYVDVSNFPGTTVDISMGKYKDSVVMDTPGVYGVSSFNDEERVARDVILFADVILNVVDAVHLERDLFLTQQIIDMGIPMVIALNMMDEVKRNGLKIDIKKLSEKLGVEVIPTTAVKKEGFEEIKAALDRAKSGNSIPKVKDLMTQVIDYVDVEAEALLVVEEDENVLKRHDLENNYGKREQIYKLRRDRVDKVVEEVISETNEGASFKTKLGRWMLSPITGIPILFIALFITYQLIGVFVAQTVVGITEEVIMGQYYYDFVMGILTNFVSETSFVGKLLIGEFGILTMAPVYLFGLLLPLVAGFYFILSIMEDSGYLPRIAALVDRLLTFFGLNGRAIIPIILGFGCVTMATITTRLLGSKRERFIATMLLGLAIPCSAQLGVIAGLIAPLGAKMFLLYAITIFIVFVLTGTILNKIMPGESTDLLIDLPPIRVPILKNVLKKTYLKSKAFIFEAGPLFVLGAIIITIMDHTGVLTMISDALAPVTVGFLKLPKETAQTFIMGIIRRDFGAAGLSTLVQQGLLNPLQTVVSLVAITLFVPCIAAIMVIFKERSWQESALIWIGSFIISFLTAGILAQIVL